The proteins below are encoded in one region of Paenibacillus albus:
- a CDS encoding AraC family transcriptional regulator, with product MKLEDYAIAPYIRNSDYAIRRPFFLGERSLLDYIIFYAQEGQFEIQINGVLHVVKEGDLCLLQPGDIHTIKGIGNTINPYVHLDFFYNPHRESSFVTRPGQLDMTPFLDFMQPRLHDCETLNIPFKLNTANPSKLRDLTFKIIENWQLQTYIGMMEANQLAHEWLTLVFKTYMTPGPRTLTNQPFLNWITSYFAFHISEPIHIEDMAKRAGLSPSRFTVLFKQHFHMTPYQYLLKLRVEYAQELLRDGLSLQTASEYCGFTDVHHFSKTFKSATGVNPGYYRRNRDKGH from the coding sequence ATGAAGCTAGAGGATTATGCGATTGCGCCTTATATTCGGAACTCGGACTATGCAATTCGCCGTCCTTTTTTTCTGGGCGAACGAAGCTTGCTGGATTACATCATTTTTTACGCCCAGGAAGGTCAATTCGAAATTCAAATCAATGGCGTGCTTCATGTCGTGAAGGAAGGCGATCTCTGTCTGCTTCAGCCTGGAGACATCCATACGATTAAAGGAATCGGCAATACGATTAATCCTTACGTTCACCTTGATTTCTTCTACAATCCACACCGAGAGAGCAGCTTCGTCACCAGACCGGGACAACTGGACATGACACCTTTCTTGGATTTCATGCAGCCGCGGCTTCATGATTGCGAGACGTTAAACATTCCCTTCAAGCTCAATACCGCCAATCCGAGCAAGCTAAGAGATCTTACGTTCAAGATCATCGAGAACTGGCAATTACAAACCTACATCGGAATGATGGAAGCGAATCAGCTTGCCCATGAATGGTTAACGCTCGTGTTCAAGACCTATATGACGCCTGGTCCGCGAACGCTCACCAACCAGCCGTTCCTAAACTGGATCACGTCCTACTTCGCCTTCCACATATCGGAGCCCATCCATATCGAGGACATGGCGAAGAGAGCCGGACTCTCTCCATCCCGCTTCACCGTACTCTTCAAGCAGCATTTTCACATGACTCCGTATCAGTATCTATTGAAGCTGAGAGTGGAGTATGCACAAGAGCTGTTAAGAGATGGCCTTTCCCTGCAAACGGCAAGCGAATACTGCGGGTTCACGGATGTGCACCACTTCTCCAAAACCTTCAAATCCGCAACGGGCGTGAATCCCGGCTACTATCGAAGAAATCGCGATAAAGGGCATTGA
- a CDS encoding Gfo/Idh/MocA family protein yields the protein MTTLKVGMISFAHGHAFSYFNSLLKLPDVRIVGIADDNKSRVAELAERHSIPYYADHKQLLAQDVDAIVICSENVHHAKLVIDAAKAKKHVLCEKPLGVSVEEMQQMIDVCKENGVQLMTAFPCRYLAAVINAKEAIDRGEIGEIVAIKGTNHGGNPGGWFVDPTLSGGGALLDHTVHVMDLMNWILKSPVKEVYGYAATLFTEGLAVDDAGMLHIKFDNGVFAVLDTSWSRPKSFPTWGDVTMEIVGTKGVISVDGLAQKNDLFSDATGKGVYSFWGDDMDFYMVQDFVNALQQEKPVPITGEDGLKAAQVALAGYESNKLKQPVGL from the coding sequence ATGACAACGTTAAAGGTAGGCATGATCAGCTTCGCGCATGGACATGCATTCAGCTATTTCAATAGCTTGCTTAAGCTGCCCGATGTACGAATCGTCGGTATTGCAGATGACAATAAGAGCCGTGTGGCCGAACTCGCGGAGCGCCATAGTATTCCGTATTATGCGGATCACAAGCAGCTGCTTGCCCAAGATGTCGATGCAATCGTCATCTGCTCGGAGAATGTGCATCATGCCAAGCTGGTCATTGATGCGGCGAAAGCGAAGAAGCATGTGCTCTGCGAGAAGCCGCTTGGCGTATCGGTAGAAGAGATGCAGCAGATGATCGACGTTTGCAAGGAGAATGGCGTCCAGCTGATGACGGCCTTCCCATGTCGTTACTTGGCAGCAGTAATCAACGCCAAAGAAGCGATTGACCGCGGAGAGATCGGCGAGATCGTTGCAATTAAAGGAACCAATCATGGCGGCAACCCGGGCGGTTGGTTTGTCGATCCAACTCTCTCCGGCGGGGGAGCGCTTCTAGACCACACGGTTCATGTCATGGATCTGATGAACTGGATCTTGAAGTCGCCGGTGAAGGAAGTCTATGGCTATGCCGCAACGCTGTTCACGGAAGGGCTTGCGGTCGACGATGCCGGCATGCTTCACATCAAGTTCGATAACGGCGTATTCGCCGTGCTCGATACGAGCTGGTCGCGTCCGAAGTCGTTCCCGACCTGGGGCGATGTCACGATGGAGATCGTCGGCACGAAAGGCGTAATTTCCGTTGATGGTCTTGCGCAGAAGAACGACCTGTTCAGCGATGCAACGGGCAAAGGCGTCTATTCCTTCTGGGGCGACGACATGGACTTCTATATGGTTCAAGATTTCGTGAACGCATTGCAGCAAGAGAAGCCGGTACCGATTACCGGGGAAGACGGCTTGAAGGCAGCGCAGGTGGCGCTTGCCGGTTATGAATCGAATAAGCTTAAACAGCCGGTTGGGCTGTAA
- a CDS encoding Gfo/Idh/MocA family protein translates to MKVAVVGCGGMGQYHAQSYAKMPGVELTGVCDVDYELAVDAAKKVGATAFGSFEEMVQSAEFEAVSIAVPSYLHKELVVKAAAAGKHIICEKPIALYPEDALEMIQCCEEYGVRLFIGHVVRFFPEYAQIKQQVDAGLIGKVGVANARRVGGHPGEARSWFKEADKSGGVIVDLMVHDIDFMRWTIGEVKSVYAMGHCNGDMDYALVTLVFENGAVANLEAFWGYPGSFRYAAEISGSGGLVSTDSMKSLSLQIRKTTEAQSGDKVVEIPQSPGFTDPYFKELQHFLSCIETGSEPIVTAHDAFKALQIAAAARESLQSGKVVVL, encoded by the coding sequence ATGAAAGTAGCGGTTGTTGGCTGTGGGGGCATGGGGCAGTATCATGCACAGAGCTATGCGAAGATGCCCGGAGTTGAACTCACCGGCGTCTGTGATGTCGATTATGAATTAGCGGTAGACGCTGCGAAGAAAGTAGGCGCGACTGCATTCGGCTCTTTTGAGGAAATGGTCCAGTCTGCTGAATTTGAAGCTGTCAGCATTGCCGTTCCTTCCTATCTGCATAAGGAATTGGTTGTGAAGGCAGCCGCTGCTGGCAAGCACATCATCTGCGAGAAGCCAATTGCGCTTTATCCGGAAGACGCACTCGAGATGATTCAATGCTGCGAAGAGTATGGCGTTCGCTTATTCATCGGCCATGTCGTGCGCTTCTTCCCGGAATATGCGCAGATCAAGCAGCAGGTGGATGCCGGACTCATCGGTAAAGTAGGGGTTGCCAATGCGCGCCGTGTCGGAGGACATCCCGGCGAAGCGAGAAGCTGGTTCAAGGAAGCGGATAAAAGCGGCGGCGTCATCGTCGATCTCATGGTACATGACATTGATTTCATGCGATGGACGATCGGGGAAGTGAAGTCCGTCTACGCGATGGGACATTGCAACGGCGATATGGATTACGCGCTAGTTACGCTCGTGTTTGAGAATGGCGCTGTCGCGAATTTGGAGGCATTCTGGGGCTACCCGGGCTCGTTCCGCTATGCGGCTGAAATTTCCGGCTCGGGAGGACTGGTCAGCACGGACAGCATGAAGTCGCTCTCGTTACAAATTCGCAAAACAACCGAAGCGCAGAGCGGAGACAAGGTCGTCGAAATCCCGCAAAGTCCGGGCTTTACCGACCCTTATTTCAAGGAGCTGCAGCATTTCCTGAGCTGTATTGAGACAGGCAGCGAACCGATTGTGACGGCACATGACGCATTCAAGGCGCTCCAAATTGCAGCAGCTGCGCGCGAATCCTTGCAAAGTGGCAAAGTCGTAGTACTTTGA
- a CDS encoding AraC family transcriptional regulator, with translation MVESFQEPIHYQNERLCMKVWQFTDLRTKQPLTSQWHYHKEVEFIVVQEGALDIRTPDNTYILSPGDVVLIGSNQLHLSNKIDDVPLVYIVLHLDLGPYFDEAMMGYYRHFSEMVRPLEDLNYIFGENPRVKEQIGQVIINIHDEMMNKTKGYEIAMSMYVKQLLLTLLRNDGRELLQPFEHVDAAVMQPILDYVETHLSGKIDMEEASRIAGMSYTYFSKFFKKCVGVSFTYYVNRQRIRRAEQLLITKNMIIGDIATEVGIENMTHFYELFKRFTGSTPKHYVRKLRYTKEEVDQL, from the coding sequence ATGGTAGAGTCATTTCAAGAGCCGATTCATTATCAGAATGAGCGCTTATGCATGAAGGTTTGGCAGTTCACTGACCTTCGGACCAAGCAGCCTCTAACAAGCCAATGGCATTATCATAAAGAAGTAGAGTTTATTGTCGTACAAGAGGGCGCGCTGGACATCCGTACGCCAGACAACACGTACATCCTCTCCCCGGGAGACGTCGTGCTCATTGGCTCCAACCAGCTTCATCTCAGCAATAAGATTGATGACGTGCCGCTTGTCTATATCGTGCTTCATCTGGATCTAGGGCCGTATTTCGATGAGGCGATGATGGGGTATTACCGCCATTTCTCCGAAATGGTCAGACCTCTGGAGGATCTGAACTACATCTTCGGCGAGAATCCTCGCGTGAAGGAGCAAATCGGTCAGGTCATCATTAACATTCATGATGAGATGATGAACAAGACCAAGGGCTATGAAATCGCGATGAGCATGTACGTCAAGCAGCTGCTCCTCACTCTGCTTCGCAATGACGGGCGCGAGCTGCTCCAACCCTTCGAGCATGTTGACGCAGCGGTGATGCAGCCGATTCTCGACTACGTAGAAACCCATCTCAGCGGCAAGATCGATATGGAGGAAGCTAGCCGAATCGCCGGGATGAGCTACACGTATTTCTCCAAATTCTTCAAGAAATGCGTCGGCGTTTCGTTTACCTATTACGTCAATAGGCAGCGCATTCGCAGAGCCGAGCAGCTTCTGATTACGAAGAACATGATCATCGGAGATATTGCCACTGAGGTCGGAATCGAGAATATGACGCATTTCTATGAGTTATTCAAGCGGTTCACAGGCAGCACGCCGAAGCACTATGTTCGGAAGCTGCGATATACGAAAGAAGAGGTCGACCAGTTATAA
- a CDS encoding acyl-CoA-like ligand-binding transcription factor, whose product MYSGDLLPMKIGLREKKKKKTRLTLQQHALRLFKEQGYQATTIEQIAEASEISPSTFFRYFATKEALVLEDDYDPILIRAFQRQSPKLTPIQAFRAAMREGFDEISEEEKVALEERIKLTRSVPELRAASLLQTNDTLKVFTEILSERLRIPKNDFKVMTLSGAILGAVMAVQEYCLDHEDAKFMEKVDEAMAMLEEGLTLG is encoded by the coding sequence ATGTACTCTGGTGACCTATTGCCGATGAAGATCGGACTTCGCGAGAAGAAGAAGAAAAAGACGCGCTTGACGCTTCAGCAGCACGCGCTGCGTCTATTCAAGGAGCAGGGCTATCAAGCGACGACAATTGAGCAAATTGCAGAAGCGAGCGAGATTTCGCCGAGCACCTTTTTCCGTTATTTTGCAACGAAGGAAGCACTGGTGCTGGAGGATGATTACGATCCCATTCTGATCCGAGCTTTTCAGCGGCAGTCTCCTAAGCTGACCCCGATTCAGGCGTTTCGGGCAGCGATGCGGGAAGGCTTCGACGAGATTTCGGAAGAAGAGAAGGTGGCGCTTGAGGAGCGGATTAAGTTGACGAGGAGCGTTCCGGAGCTTCGGGCAGCGTCTCTCTTGCAGACGAATGATACGCTGAAGGTGTTTACGGAGATTTTATCCGAGCGGCTTCGCATTCCGAAGAATGATTTCAAAGTCATGACTTTATCCGGAGCCATCCTAGGGGCAGTTATGGCTGTGCAGGAATATTGTCTCGACCATGAAGACGCCAAGTTTATGGAGAAGGTCGATGAAGCAATGGCTATGTTGGAAGAGGGATTAACGTTGGGATAA
- a CDS encoding MDR family MFS transporter: MTRTNNKALIVTGLLIGFVFSELDETVVNTALPTIIRDLNGLSLYGWVAGIYMLTMTSFMPILGKLADLYGRKRIYIVSMSLFIAGSVISGFAGTMPVLLLGRGIQGIGAGGLMPLAMVIFGDIFTVEQRAKAQGIFGAIMFIPQLLGPLIGGYFTQHISWHWIFWVNIPVGVLAAIVLSAGLQESKGNKAASIDWAGALLLVGAIISLLITPVLHETEGFAWSSPVLISLWGLGAALLVVFVLVERRAKEPILPMHLFKNRTFVLISLIIFIMMIGLMGSFASFPFFAQNVLDLTPIASGYLTMPLMVGAVLSSVISGRMMTKLPYRYIFVVSMVMPAIAFYLMTGLTAHSGIIEIIVFFLILGLGFGVLFNNNLVVQESVEKENSGIALTSVTLFQSFGLTIGVSVFGSLLASRITSGMSKLTGSLPEENVEQLSHAAQGGIPKGLDAGLVEQIKAVFSGAFQHLYQISFVFVLVVFVICFFLKKEVLIVSEKKDAHASAGGTPTIEA; this comes from the coding sequence TTGACACGCACGAATAATAAAGCACTTATTGTGACGGGGCTGCTCATCGGCTTCGTGTTCTCTGAGCTGGATGAGACCGTCGTGAATACGGCATTGCCGACGATTATCCGTGATCTGAACGGATTATCGCTGTACGGCTGGGTGGCTGGCATTTATATGCTGACGATGACGTCATTCATGCCGATTCTGGGGAAGCTGGCTGATTTGTACGGACGGAAGCGGATTTACATCGTGAGCATGAGCTTGTTTATTGCAGGATCGGTCATTAGCGGCTTTGCGGGTACGATGCCTGTGCTGCTGCTTGGACGCGGCATACAGGGGATTGGAGCAGGCGGATTAATGCCGCTCGCCATGGTGATCTTCGGAGATATCTTCACAGTTGAACAACGCGCCAAGGCGCAGGGTATCTTTGGAGCGATTATGTTCATTCCGCAGCTGCTTGGACCGCTGATCGGCGGCTATTTTACGCAGCATATTTCGTGGCATTGGATATTCTGGGTGAACATTCCGGTCGGCGTGCTGGCGGCGATTGTCCTTTCCGCGGGACTTCAGGAATCAAAGGGGAACAAGGCGGCAAGCATCGACTGGGCGGGTGCTTTGCTGCTGGTGGGGGCGATTATTTCACTTCTAATTACGCCAGTGCTTCATGAAACAGAAGGCTTTGCTTGGAGCTCGCCGGTGCTGATTAGCTTATGGGGGCTTGGAGCAGCTCTGCTTGTCGTCTTCGTGCTCGTCGAACGGAGAGCGAAGGAACCGATTCTGCCCATGCATCTGTTCAAGAACCGTACGTTTGTCTTGATCTCGCTTATTATCTTCATCATGATGATCGGTCTGATGGGTTCCTTCGCATCGTTCCCGTTCTTCGCTCAAAACGTGCTAGACCTGACGCCAATCGCCTCCGGTTATCTGACGATGCCGTTAATGGTAGGAGCAGTGCTCTCCAGTGTCATTTCTGGTAGAATGATGACAAAGCTTCCTTACCGGTATATATTCGTCGTGTCGATGGTGATGCCGGCGATCGCGTTCTATCTGATGACTGGACTTACGGCACATTCCGGTATAATTGAGATTATTGTGTTCTTCCTCATTCTCGGCCTTGGCTTCGGGGTATTGTTTAATAACAACCTGGTTGTACAGGAATCCGTCGAGAAAGAGAACAGCGGCATTGCGTTAACGTCGGTGACATTGTTCCAATCCTTCGGCCTGACTATCGGCGTCAGCGTATTCGGCAGCTTGCTTGCGTCGAGAATTACTTCCGGGATGAGCAAGCTTACTGGCTCGCTGCCGGAAGAGAATGTGGAGCAATTAAGCCATGCCGCTCAAGGCGGTATCCCAAAGGGGCTTGACGCAGGGTTAGTCGAACAGATAAAAGCGGTGTTCTCGGGTGCTTTTCAGCATCTGTACCAGATTTCATTTGTCTTCGTGTTGGTCGTATTCGTCATCTGCTTCTTCCTCAAGAAGGAAGTGCTGATCGTATCCGAGAAGAAAGACGCCCACGCGTCAGCGGGAGGTACGCCAACGATCGAAGCTTAA
- a CDS encoding IDEAL domain-containing protein — protein MVSANNPIYNGEIAVFKGVEYYFQLPSYVFESPISNRIIVSSEDGFEVLPYKSSLLHLIDLALDLQDEKWFEELVYKLNYESQ, from the coding sequence GTGGTTTCCGCCAATAACCCAATCTACAACGGGGAAATTGCGGTCTTTAAAGGCGTGGAGTATTATTTTCAGCTGCCGTCCTATGTGTTCGAGAGCCCGATTTCGAATAGAATTATCGTTTCAAGTGAAGATGGCTTTGAAGTGCTGCCCTACAAAAGCAGCTTGCTGCACTTGATTGACTTGGCATTAGACTTGCAAGATGAGAAATGGTTTGAAGAATTAGTTTATAAACTCAATTATGAATCGCAATAG
- a CDS encoding Cof-type HAD-IIB family hydrolase produces MLNTDKIVFFDLDGTLLDENKEILASTKDAIRSLQEKGIYTALATGRTPNSFDWILRETNIDTYVSINGQYVVFESNELFSDSLPMAMLREIDQLTRDNGHALAYCSHKGITVNQPNHPLIWDGFKAWKANYPAYDPNFHEHSAVHQLGLFCSNDEKLLYADRFADYSFIQWRATAWDVLPKHASKASGIAKLLDKMGFKAENCYAFGDGLNDIEMFKYVGTAVAMGNADDEVKQVADMITSSNAEDGIRNGLVQLGLL; encoded by the coding sequence ATGCTAAACACGGACAAAATCGTGTTCTTCGATCTAGACGGAACACTACTCGATGAAAATAAAGAAATCCTCGCTTCCACCAAGGATGCGATTCGTTCTCTTCAAGAGAAAGGGATTTATACCGCTCTCGCGACGGGCCGGACTCCAAACTCCTTCGATTGGATTCTTCGCGAGACGAATATCGATACCTATGTTTCCATTAACGGACAGTATGTCGTGTTTGAAAGTAACGAGCTGTTCTCGGACTCGCTCCCCATGGCGATGCTGCGAGAGATTGACCAATTAACACGGGATAATGGACACGCATTAGCCTATTGCAGCCATAAAGGAATTACGGTTAATCAGCCGAATCATCCGCTTATCTGGGATGGATTTAAAGCGTGGAAAGCGAATTATCCCGCTTATGATCCGAATTTCCATGAACACTCCGCCGTCCATCAGCTGGGTCTATTCTGTTCGAATGATGAGAAGCTTCTGTATGCGGACCGATTCGCGGATTACAGCTTCATCCAGTGGCGCGCAACCGCTTGGGATGTCCTTCCGAAGCATGCTTCCAAAGCATCCGGCATAGCAAAGCTTCTCGATAAAATGGGATTCAAAGCGGAGAATTGTTACGCATTCGGCGACGGACTGAACGATATCGAGATGTTTAAATATGTAGGAACAGCTGTCGCTATGGGCAACGCCGACGACGAGGTCAAACAAGTCGCAGATATGATTACTTCTTCGAATGCCGAGGATGGCATTCGGAACGGATTGGTACAGCTGGGACTGCTATAA
- a CDS encoding InlB B-repeat-containing protein, giving the protein MRKLWIRSLFALLVFTMVFVPFANGLVHAGALPQVTPITVAIDNDHNLGIDGRDIHLEWTLPTSANTYEKQRIYILSSTVTFNYSNLNSYNPIATIDNGTTTSWTGNSTIVTDSQEDPLATGIYNAYIVPLYSDEESYVPDGKYLSGPLYVYGDIASTTSIVPPASTTVSYGAQLSLQASVTGAYSTIFGYEGTVQFYDNEAPIGNPVSFLGGSTVWFFFYYGSNELSVGTHEITAKYSGAKSAASSMSEPLTITVTPANSVTYNGNGNTLGTMAPASAWYAPGATVTIAGNTMPLPMTKSGFTFAGWNTQADGEGTHYAVGETFEMASSNLVLYAEWAPIATYSISYNGNGSTSGLIPTSNTYAAGELATVHANDAIIPLSKIGYKFAGWNTQENGNGTHYAALATFNMPSNNLVLYAEWAPLYSFSYDGNGSTSGPMLYSGYHTSGEQLVVESNNQEIQLVKTGYTFLGWNTEADGTGIHYDVEASFTMPSHDVTLYAEWESNLKSVSYNGNGQTSGDVPIGSVSYGIEDTVTVRANNVEEPLVKRGFTFDGWNTQANGLGEHYDADDTFTMPSHNVVLYAEWTPNHYSVTYNGNSSTAGYVPVDHESYVYGATVSVSDNDGETPLTRTGYTFAGWNTAADGSGTSYSVSAGTTFTMSDANVVLYAQWMSIEHTVSFNSNGGSTVQSQTIAEGGHATLPQQPTRSGYTFVGWYGDSELVTQFNFSETTINADRTIYAKWKIVSVTKPPVTDTKVVLVLGTDENKQNQSAMSEITKEIGTNLTLSAALLTADGKPLNLPNIVISANGEFSLTNVSAGQYQVVLNVIAPTGEKLAGRMGKLTVKSDGSAKMEVDLIDPYGIITDAMTGSKLDGVKVTLHWSDTELNRSKGRTPGDLVVLPELPDFAPNKNHDPQMSVGGGQYGWMVFPDGDYYIVGEKDGYETFDSRNDTRSEQQGADSYIKEGIIHVGQSIVHYDFKMKPKAIASGMHKAYMAGYPDGSFAPQKGIRRAELAAILSRIMPVDQTVKDAKSFVDVKSTHWAAGAISLAAKQHWMQGYPAGTFNPEKEVTRAEFVQALFNIYQWDASAGKSFSDVKGHWAAQAITAAEKQGILQGYPDGTFHPDQAISRVEAVMIFNKLLNRIPAKIEAAPKWTDVTESFWGYNAIMEASTTHEYVTYEGGSEFWQAKK; this is encoded by the coding sequence ATGAGAAAGCTATGGATTCGAAGTTTATTTGCACTGCTCGTTTTTACGATGGTATTTGTACCGTTTGCGAACGGACTGGTGCATGCTGGTGCTCTGCCGCAAGTAACACCGATCACGGTTGCAATTGATAATGACCACAATTTAGGAATCGATGGCAGAGATATTCATCTGGAATGGACGCTTCCAACATCGGCGAATACCTATGAGAAGCAGAGAATCTACATCCTATCTTCTACAGTAACGTTTAACTACAGCAATTTGAACAGTTATAATCCGATCGCTACCATTGATAATGGGACAACAACGAGCTGGACAGGCAATTCAACGATTGTAACGGACAGTCAAGAAGATCCGCTCGCGACCGGCATTTATAATGCCTATATCGTACCTCTATATTCGGATGAGGAATCCTACGTGCCAGACGGGAAATACCTTAGCGGGCCTTTATATGTATATGGAGATATTGCTTCTACCACATCAATAGTTCCACCAGCTTCTACAACGGTTTCATACGGAGCGCAATTATCTCTACAAGCATCCGTTACTGGAGCATACAGTACAATATTCGGTTACGAAGGCACTGTACAGTTCTATGATAATGAAGCACCAATAGGGAACCCTGTTAGTTTCTTAGGGGGAAGTACGGTATGGTTTTTCTTCTACTACGGATCCAATGAGCTCTCGGTCGGTACTCATGAGATTACGGCCAAGTACTCAGGAGCCAAATCGGCAGCGAGCAGCATGTCTGAACCTTTGACGATAACCGTAACGCCGGCGAACTCGGTTACCTACAACGGCAACGGCAATACGCTGGGAACGATGGCGCCTGCTAGCGCCTGGTATGCTCCTGGTGCCACAGTTACGATTGCCGGTAATACGATGCCGCTTCCGATGACCAAATCAGGCTTCACGTTTGCAGGCTGGAATACGCAAGCGGATGGGGAAGGAACGCACTATGCCGTTGGTGAGACGTTTGAAATGGCATCGAGCAACCTTGTCCTCTACGCAGAGTGGGCCCCAATTGCCACTTATTCAATATCTTACAATGGAAACGGTAGTACAAGCGGGTTAATTCCAACAAGTAACACGTATGCTGCCGGAGAACTTGCGACCGTTCATGCGAACGATGCAATCATACCGCTTTCAAAAATCGGGTACAAATTCGCAGGCTGGAATACGCAAGAGAATGGAAACGGTACACACTATGCCGCACTTGCGACGTTCAACATGCCATCGAACAACCTTGTTCTCTATGCAGAATGGGCGCCGTTATATTCCTTCTCTTATGATGGAAACGGCAGTACATCCGGCCCTATGCTGTACAGCGGATATCATACTTCGGGAGAACAATTGGTTGTTGAAAGCAACAACCAAGAGATCCAACTCGTGAAGACAGGCTATACCTTCTTGGGTTGGAATACCGAAGCAGACGGAACTGGAATTCATTATGACGTTGAAGCTTCCTTCACGATGCCTTCACATGACGTCACTCTCTATGCAGAATGGGAATCGAACTTGAAATCTGTTTCTTACAATGGAAATGGCCAAACTTCCGGTGATGTGCCAATCGGCAGCGTATCCTATGGGATCGAAGATACAGTGACTGTTCGTGCCAATAATGTAGAAGAACCGCTGGTGAAGCGCGGCTTTACGTTTGACGGATGGAATACGCAGGCAAATGGACTTGGAGAGCATTATGACGCGGACGACACCTTCACGATGCCTTCGCATAATGTTGTGCTCTACGCAGAATGGACGCCGAATCACTACTCCGTGACTTACAACGGCAACAGCAGCACAGCTGGATATGTCCCGGTTGATCACGAATCTTATGTGTACGGAGCTACGGTAAGCGTTAGTGACAATGATGGGGAAACACCGCTTACGAGAACGGGCTACACGTTCGCAGGCTGGAATACGGCGGCAGATGGCAGCGGAACAAGCTATTCCGTATCCGCAGGTACAACATTCACAATGTCGGATGCAAACGTCGTGCTCTACGCACAATGGATGTCCATTGAACATACGGTAAGCTTCAACAGCAATGGCGGCTCTACTGTACAGAGCCAGACTATTGCTGAAGGCGGCCATGCAACATTGCCGCAGCAGCCGACACGTTCAGGCTACACGTTCGTGGGCTGGTACGGGGATAGCGAGCTTGTAACTCAATTTAATTTCTCAGAAACAACGATAAACGCAGATCGCACCATTTATGCGAAATGGAAAATCGTTTCGGTAACGAAACCGCCCGTCACAGATACGAAGGTTGTTCTTGTATTGGGAACCGACGAGAATAAGCAAAATCAATCGGCTATGTCAGAGATCACAAAAGAGATCGGTACGAACCTGACATTGTCTGCAGCGCTTCTGACCGCAGATGGCAAACCGCTTAACCTTCCTAACATCGTCATCAGTGCTAACGGTGAGTTTAGCTTAACGAACGTTTCGGCTGGTCAATACCAGGTCGTGCTGAACGTTATCGCGCCAACGGGAGAGAAGCTGGCGGGACGCATGGGCAAGCTGACGGTCAAAAGCGACGGCAGTGCCAAAATGGAAGTTGATCTTATTGACCCGTATGGTATCATTACAGATGCTATGACAGGCAGTAAACTAGATGGTGTGAAAGTAACGCTTCATTGGTCAGATACGGAATTGAACCGCTCCAAAGGTAGAACACCTGGCGACCTGGTTGTACTGCCTGAGCTGCCGGACTTTGCACCGAACAAGAACCATGATCCCCAAATGAGCGTAGGTGGCGGTCAGTACGGCTGGATGGTCTTCCCAGATGGCGATTACTACATCGTTGGTGAGAAGGATGGCTACGAAACCTTCGATAGCCGTAACGATACGCGAAGCGAGCAGCAAGGAGCGGACAGCTACATTAAGGAAGGCATCATCCATGTCGGACAGTCGATTGTACACTACGACTTCAAGATGAAGCCGAAAGCAATTGCTTCAGGTATGCACAAGGCTTACATGGCGGGCTACCCGGATGGCAGCTTCGCACCACAGAAAGGCATTAGAAGAGCAGAGCTGGCTGCAATTCTGAGCCGGATCATGCCTGTCGATCAAACAGTCAAAGATGCAAAGTCATTCGTTGACGTGAAATCCACGCATTGGGCGGCAGGAGCGATTAGTCTGGCGGCGAAGCAGCACTGGATGCAGGGCTACCCAGCCGGTACTTTCAATCCGGAGAAAGAAGTAACGCGCGCCGAATTTGTACAAGCACTTTTCAACATTTATCAGTGGGACGCGAGTGCAGGCAAGTCGTTCTCGGATGTAAAAGGACACTGGGCAGCGCAAGCAATTACTGCTGCAGAGAAGCAAGGCATTCTGCAGGGTTATCCGGATGGCACCTTCCATCCAGATCAAGCGATTTCGCGCGTGGAGGCGGTAATGATCTTCAACAAGCTGCTAAACCGTATTCCAGCGAAGATCGAAGCAGCGCCAAAATGGACGGATGTAACTGAGAGCTTCTGGGGCTATAATGCGATTATGGAAGCATCCACAACCCATGAATATGTGACCTATGAAGGCGGCTCCGAATTCTGGCAAGCGAAGAAGTAG